A genome region from Anastrepha ludens isolate Willacy chromosome 3, idAnaLude1.1, whole genome shotgun sequence includes the following:
- the LOC128857979 gene encoding aminoacylase-1A-like → MATKSRWETNEEIQYFREYLRIPSVHPDPDYEPCVEFLKLQAKLLDLPIQVHYPANDRNPAVILTWQGKEPSLPAIFLHSHMDVVPVFPENWSHPPFAADIDEEGRIFARGAQDMKCVGMQYLGAIRALKKSGAKFKRTIHISFIADEEMGGRFGMRPFVHTAEFKSLNVGFSLDEGLASPSEEFPVFFAERSVWRIYFQISGTAGHGSLLLKNTAGEKLHYIVNKMMGMREQELQKLENNPEFTIGDVTTINLTRLGGGVQSNVVPPSLMVCFDVRLAIDVDQKEFENQLHRWCKDVGGGIELEYEQKRPRVAPTPTDKKNPFWVAFKSATDELNLKISKQIFAGGTDSRYIREVGIPALGFSPMNNTPVLLHDHDEFIKADTYLRGIEIYKKIIAKLAEV, encoded by the exons ATGGCTACGAAAAGCAGGTGGGAGACCAATGAGGAAATACAGTATTTTCGGGAATATCTCCGAATCCCTAGTGTACACCCAGATCCCGATTATG AACCTTGTgtggaatttttaaaactacaaGCGAAATTGCTCGATCTTCCCATACAAGTACATTATCCAGCCAATGATCGTAATCCAGCTGTGATCTTAACATGGCAAGGCAAAGAGCCTTCGTTACCTGCCATATTTTTGCACTCGCATATGGATGTGGTGCCGGTATTTCCAGAGAATTGGTCCCATCCACCATTCGCCGCTGACATCGATGAAGAAGGACGGATATTTGCACGCGGCGCACAAGACATGAAATGTGTTGGAATGCAATACCTGGGCGCGATTCGCGCACTCAAGAAGAGTGGAGCAAAATTTAAACGAACAATTCATATATCGTTTATCGCAG ATGAGGAAATGGGTGGACGTTTTGGTATGCGTCCATTTGTGCATACTGCAGAATTCAAATCTTTGAATGTAGGATTTTCATTGGATGAGGGCCTGGCGTCGCCCAGTGAAGAGTTCCCCGTGTTCTTTGCCGAGCGTAGTGTGTGGC gtatatattttcagatttcagGCACAGCTGGACATGGTTCACTTCTCTTGAAAAATACAGCTGGCGagaaacttcactatatagttAACAAAATGATGGGAATGCGTGAGCAAGAattacaaaaattggaaaataatccCGAATTCACCATCGGCGATGTGACCACAATAAATTTAACACGCCTAGGCGGTGGTgttcaaagtaatgtcgtacCGCCGTCGTTAATGGTTTGCTTCGATGTACGTCTGGCGATCGATGTAGATCAAAAAGAGTTTGAAAATCAG CTTCATCGGTGGTGCAAAGATGTTGGAGGAGGTATTGAACTtgaatatgaacaaaaacgtcCTCGTGTTGCTCCCACTCCTACAGATAAAAAGAATCCATTTTGGGTTGCATTTAAAAGTGCTACCGACGAGTT GAATTTAAAGATTTCTAAGCAAATTTTTGCTGGTGGCACCGACAGTCGTTATATAAGAGAAGTTGGCATACCGGCTTTGGGTTTCTCGCCGATGAACAATACCCCAGTGTTGCTACACGATCACGATGAGTTCATAAAAGCAGATACTTATTTGCGTGGGATTGagatttataagaaaattataGCGAAACTAGCAGAGGTGTAA
- the LOC128857978 gene encoding aminoacylase-1-like, with translation MSSWKNNQEIEIFREYLRIPSVHPDVDYAPCVEFLKKQAIDLGLPIEVYHASGPTKPVVVITWVGQRPELPTIVLNSHMDVVPVYPEKWTHPPFSADIDDEGRIFARGSQDMKCVGMQYLAAIRALRKNGVTLKRTIHVIFVPDEEIGGTKGMRVFVKSNEFKKLNVGFSLDEGVASVNETFLVYYAERSIWHVHFIISGTAGHGSLLHKNTAGQKFHYILNKLMEFRKQEEDRLENDSSLTIGDVTTINLTIVKGGVQSNVVPPTLEAVFDMRLALNVDHDDFEKQLKQWCTEAGGGIEIVFEQQQPKVEATKIDDSNPFWLAFKQATTELGLKIQTLVFPGGTDSRYIRHIGIPAIGFSPMNHTPVLLHDHDEFLQADVYLKGIEYYKKIIPAVTNV, from the exons ATGAGCTCTTGGAAGAATAATCAAGAGATCGAAATATTTCGGGAATATTTACGCATACCAAGTGTGCATCCGGACGTTGACTATG CGCCTTGCGTGGAGTTTCTGAAGAAGCAGGCAATCGATTTGGGATTGCCTATTGAGGTTTATCATGCCAGCGGCCCAACCAAACCGGTTGTTGTCATAACATGGGTGGGGCAACGCCCAGAATTGCCAACAATTGTTTTGAATTCCCACATGGATGTGGTGCCCGTATACCCCGAAAAGTGGACGCATCCACCCTTCTCTGCTGACATCGACGACGAAGGTCGGATCTTTGCGCGGGGTTCACAGGACATGAAATGCGTGGGCATGCAGTACTTGGCAGCGATACGTGCCCTCCGCAAGAACGGTGTCACCTTGAAACGTACTATTCATGTGATTTTCGTGCCAG ATGAGGAAATCGGTGGCACAAAAGGAATGCGAGTTTTTGTGAAGTctaatgagtttaaaaaattaaatgtgggGTTTTCCCTTGATGAAGGTGTTGCATCTGTAAATGAAACCTTCCTGGTTTATTATGCGGAACGAAGCATTTGGC ATGTCCACTTTATTATTAGTGGCACTGCTGGACATGGTTCATTGCTGCACAAAAATACAGCAGGTCAAAAGTTTCACTATATACTGAATAAGTTAATGGAATTTAGAAAACAAGAAGAGGATCGTTTGGAAAATGATAGTTCTTTGACGATTGGTGATGTGACAACAATCAACTTAACCATTGTTAAAGGCGGTGTGCAAAGTAATGTGGTGCCACCTACATTGGAAGCAGTTTTCGACATGCGATTGGCGTTAAATGTAGATCACGACGATTTCGAGAAACAG TTAAAGCAGTGGTGTACGGAAGCTGGTGGTGGCATTGAAATTGTATTTGAGCAGCAGCAGCCCAAGGTGGAAGCCACAAAAATTGATGATTCCAATCCTTTTTGGTTGGCTTTCAAGCAAGCAACCACGGAACT TGGCCTCAAAATCCAAACACTCGTATTTCCTGGTGGCACCGATAGCCGTTATATACGCCACATTGGCATTCCTGCCATTGGCTTTTCGCCCATGAATCATACGCCAGTGTTGCTGCACGATCACGATGAATTTTTGCAAGCCGATGTCTACTTGAAAGGAATTGAATACTATAAGAAAATTATACCAGCCGTTACAAATGTTTAG